The following proteins are co-located in the Paraburkholderia phytofirmans PsJN genome:
- a CDS encoding M3 family metallopeptidase, whose amino-acid sequence MSTTASNHDNPLLDFSDLPRFGEIRPEHVTPALDVLLADAAAAVERAAQPITPASWADVVEPVERATEPLSRAWSVVGHLNAVADTPELRAVYGENLPRVTEFWSSVGQNLALYEKYKALNASVDFESLTGERKKILGNALRDFRLSGAELPEDQKPHFAELQERQAALSKAFSDHVLDATNAYAYIVEAGNEAELAGLPEDVIEGAKEAAEREGKTGYKFTLHFPSYFPVMQYSENRPMREAMYRAFVTRASELGPQYGNGKPEWDNTAVLAEQLKLRAEEAHMLGFNNFAEVSLAPKMAESPAQVMSFLEDLATRARPHAEQDWKELRQFAANELGMTELQPWDMTFAAERLRQKRYSFSENEVKQYFPEDAVFKGLFKVTETLFGVRIRRDEAAVWHPDVRFFRVENQDGGLVAQFYLDLYAREGKRGGAWMDDARGRHKHTHGSVQTPVAYLTCNFSAPVGGKPACFTHDEVITLFHEFGHGLHHMLTRVDELGVSGINGVEWDAVELPSQFMENFCWEWDVLSDMTSHVETAKPLPRDLFDKMLAAKNFQSGLGTLRQIVFSMFDMQLHTGFDASGTKNATELASEINARFHVVPQAPFSRWPNTFSHIFAGGYAAGYYSYKWAEVLSADAYAAFEEAAQTASGSVLDQATGLRYRKEILEVGGSRPAMESFKAFRGREPNIDALLRHNGMSPGAAH is encoded by the coding sequence ATGTCCACTACCGCCTCGAATCACGACAATCCGCTCCTCGATTTCTCCGACCTGCCGCGCTTTGGCGAAATCCGCCCCGAACACGTCACGCCCGCCCTCGATGTGCTGCTCGCCGATGCGGCCGCCGCCGTCGAGCGCGCCGCCCAGCCGATCACGCCCGCTTCATGGGCCGACGTGGTCGAGCCGGTCGAGCGCGCCACCGAACCGTTGTCGCGCGCCTGGAGCGTGGTCGGCCATCTGAACGCGGTTGCCGACACCCCCGAACTGCGCGCCGTGTATGGCGAGAATCTGCCGCGCGTCACCGAGTTCTGGTCGAGCGTCGGGCAAAATCTCGCGCTGTATGAGAAGTACAAGGCGTTGAATGCCAGCGTAGACTTCGAATCGCTGACCGGCGAGCGCAAGAAAATCCTCGGCAATGCGCTGCGCGATTTCCGCCTGTCCGGCGCGGAATTGCCGGAAGACCAGAAGCCCCATTTCGCCGAGTTGCAGGAACGCCAGGCGGCGCTTTCAAAAGCGTTTTCCGATCACGTGCTCGATGCGACCAACGCATACGCGTATATCGTCGAAGCCGGCAACGAAGCAGAACTGGCCGGTTTGCCCGAAGACGTGATCGAAGGCGCGAAGGAAGCGGCCGAACGCGAAGGCAAGACCGGCTACAAGTTCACGCTGCACTTCCCGTCGTACTTCCCGGTGATGCAGTACTCGGAAAATCGTCCGATGCGTGAAGCGATGTATCGCGCCTTTGTGACGCGTGCTTCCGAACTCGGCCCGCAATACGGCAACGGCAAGCCCGAGTGGGACAACACCGCGGTGCTCGCGGAACAGCTGAAACTGCGCGCCGAAGAAGCGCACATGCTCGGCTTCAACAACTTCGCCGAAGTCTCGCTCGCGCCGAAAATGGCCGAGTCGCCCGCCCAGGTGATGAGCTTTCTGGAAGACCTCGCCACGCGCGCGCGTCCGCATGCCGAGCAGGACTGGAAGGAACTGCGCCAATTCGCGGCGAACGAACTCGGCATGACTGAACTGCAACCGTGGGACATGACGTTCGCCGCGGAGCGTCTGCGCCAGAAGCGCTACTCGTTCTCCGAGAACGAAGTCAAACAGTACTTCCCGGAAGACGCCGTATTCAAGGGTCTTTTCAAGGTCACGGAGACACTCTTCGGCGTGCGTATCCGTCGCGACGAAGCGGCCGTGTGGCATCCGGACGTGCGCTTTTTCCGCGTCGAGAATCAGGACGGCGGCCTCGTCGCGCAGTTCTACCTCGATCTGTATGCGCGCGAAGGCAAACGCGGCGGCGCCTGGATGGACGACGCGCGCGGCCGTCACAAGCACACGCACGGCAGCGTGCAGACGCCCGTCGCGTATCTGACGTGCAACTTCTCGGCGCCGGTCGGCGGCAAGCCGGCCTGCTTCACGCACGACGAAGTCATCACGCTGTTCCATGAGTTCGGCCACGGGTTGCATCACATGCTCACGCGTGTCGATGAGCTGGGCGTGTCGGGTATCAACGGCGTCGAGTGGGACGCCGTCGAACTGCCGTCGCAATTCATGGAGAACTTCTGCTGGGAGTGGGACGTGTTGAGCGACATGACCTCGCACGTCGAAACGGCCAAGCCGTTGCCGCGCGATCTGTTCGACAAGATGCTCGCCGCGAAGAATTTCCAGAGTGGTCTCGGCACGCTGCGTCAGATCGTGTTCTCGATGTTCGACATGCAACTGCATACCGGCTTCGATGCGTCCGGCACGAAGAACGCCACCGAACTCGCGAGCGAAATCAACGCGCGCTTCCATGTCGTGCCGCAGGCGCCGTTCTCGCGTTGGCCGAATACGTTCAGCCACATTTTCGCGGGCGGTTATGCGGCGGGTTACTACAGCTACAAGTGGGCTGAAGTGCTCTCCGCCGACGCCTACGCGGCATTCGAAGAAGCCGCGCAAACGGCGAGCGGCAGCGTGCTCGATCAGGCGACCGGCCTGCGCTATCGCAAGGAGATTCTGGAAGTGGGCGGCAGCCGACCGGCAATGGAATCGTTCAAGGCGTTCCGCGGGCGCGAGCCGAATATCGACGCCTTGCTGCGCCACAATGGCATGTCGCCGGGCGCGGCGCATTGA